Genomic window (Daucus carota subsp. sativus chromosome 5, DH1 v3.0, whole genome shotgun sequence):
TCGTCAACAGAAAAGATAATTGGTGCAACAGTTCAGTAACGCATGATAGCACTGTAAATCACTGCAATACTAATGTACCTCTAGTAAAATAAGATTATTTCTGATTTGTtgagaaaaaataaaacagaTTTAAACCAACTCACAAGGTGAGAAAATACTAGATAACTAGACTGAGACTACTGGGCGATTAACAGAAGACACATTGTACAtaactaaaatacatatatcttaGTATAGCCAGATATGAACTATGGAGATTTGGTTATAATACTGAATAATTTACAACACAATTACATGAATGATGAATCCATCTCCACTCTACAACTATTATTCTACTAATACTTGGAACCTAAATGCTCATTTAACTTTGAATACCCCTGGCAATTCCGTGCCTTCAGTATAGAAATTTTGTGggatgaattaataaataaaaatatacaatattcaatataatatattattacgaGGCGTTTACATAGATAAATTGTTCTGCCATTAAGGTCTGAGGAGCATGTGTCATGTAACTtgtgcatgtgtgtgtgtgagtgagAGAGAGAAAGGGCCTGGGAGGGGGGAAGGACTACCCCTAGGAGACCTCTGAGAGCAGCCTGCAGCTCAGTCTTAACCAAGAGGCATGCATCAATATTATCACCTCTTGCGTTAATGGCTTCCCATACCCTTTCAGCTATTCCTGGACCCAAATGAGGTTTAACAGTTTTGACCCACTCACCATGATTATTATTGAATTCGTACCTACGGTTCAGAAGGCAAGGCGACAATGAAGAAACCAGAAAAATAATAGAAGAGAGAATTGTatcaagatatatataaaagacaAATCATCTGCACCTTTGAAGTAACCTCATGGCATTTGATAAAGCCACTAAAGGCTCTATGTTAAATTCTTGGCTTTGTATATCTTTGCGCATGAAATTCTTAAGACTTGGAACATTGTGCTCAACATTGTCCCCCAGGTTTACATAACTTAATGTATTATCTGCAGCAACACAATGTAAAATGATCGCATATTTGATACgaactataaataaatagatatcTTTCTATCTGCATTCACCATTATTTCAAAATGATGAGTTGACAATTTATAAGTAAATGAAGGCACAACTGTTGAATAATTGTTACCTCCATATATCTGTTTCACTGCTTCCACAAGAACATTTTTTATTCGAGCACTAGGGATGCTAAGAAGCTTGAAACAATCTTCAGCTATGATAATTTTGGATGGTCTCACAAGACCATTGTCAGGAAGTTGCAATAATATACTTCCAACTCGACTCAATATCACAGGATCCCTTGCAAACCATCCTGTCAAAGAATAGTTGTCCCAAATGACTTTAAGAAGTTCAAAAATGGTACCTAATCATTCTAATCAATTTAGGAAATGTACAGTTTCCCTAAAACAAATTTCAGTTTCCTTAAATTTTACTTTAAAGTTGTTAATATTAAGTATGTAGAGTAACAACTCAGCGAAAGAAAAGTATGCAGAATAAGAGTCTACTACACAAACATAGCAACTGATACGAATTGCTTGTAAAACTAAATACCGCAGGACATTACATCATCtttgaattatatatgattttaggTCCTATGGCTATAAAATACTGCcgcaaacaaaaattaaatttaggtCATATCTGTGTATAAAATTTCTCACCCGCAGTGTCAAAACTCTGGGCCATTGGAACTAGACCAGCAGTTGAAACAGCTCCATGAGAAGGTCGAAAGCCGAAAATTCCACAATATGAAGCAGGAACTCTAATGCTTCCTCCAGTGTCAGTTCCTGCAGAGGATGGCCTTTTGGCTTCAGTCAATTAGCTTACTACAGAAGTACAGAACTAAAATACTCTCGAGTAAGGAATGTTTTACCCAAGGAAAAATCAACAAGGGATGCTCCAACTCCAACAGCAGATCCACTAGAAGATCCTCCAGGTACTCTATCTGGTGCACAGGGATTTGTGGGTGTGCCATAATGTACATTTTCTCCATTTATGCTATACACAGATTAAATGCGTTATTATATATACAGATCATTCTTCAAATTTTTAAGATGAAACAGTACAGAAGATATATCTTAGGCGTAAAGAATTATAACATGGATCAAAAGCTTTTGTGGAgctttaaaaaaagaagaagaaacaatGCATATCATTAATCATACATAGCACAACATAAAAATTAAGAATTGCAAAGGTAAAAAGTAGTTGACAGAGATTAGTGTCTAAGACTCTAAATCAAAAGCACCAGTCATAAGTCAAAATAGAAGTCAGCATTACGAagaaacaaatctataaattattaaGAACCCCAAATGCCAAAAATGTTCTGGATTCTTCCATTTAACTGCCTCATAGTAAACAGCCTGGGCTCCTGTAGTATAATTACTTATCAAAGAGTTCAACCAAAGGGCAAATTTTCAGATACATCGAGACCATACACTACATTATAACAAGTAAGCTTAGGGCATACATGCCCACAAACACAGTGTGTGTTTTACTTTGATACCAGCTTTGTGCATAATTAAATTTCAGTGCTATTACAGGGCCACAGGCAACATCATATAAGTTGCGCATATAGATGTGTTGCACACAGAAAAGTCAGTGATGAGTATAAGTTCAGTGCCATCTAATGTAGTGTTAAACTGTCAAAATGGACAACAGCACCTACAAAAATTAAGTTGAATTCGACTTAAAACTATAGCTAAGTTCTAGGGAAGATGGAATTGCTGGCTGTTTCATGTATTGCAATCGACATTGAAAAATAGTTCTCCCTATATGACTAAATAGTAAGGACGTAGATAATTTTCATTTAATGATGATAATGCAAACTGTTTCACAAGCATTATTCAGTGTGTTTTTTTGTGTTAGGTAGTATATTGTAGCACACATTATTTGAATTTGAAGTACATCAACATAACATGTATATAAACATACTTATATGTGAAAGGCAGATGTTTAAGTTTATCAAACCTGTATGCCATTTCATCCATCACAGTTTTACCCACACATGTTGCACCAGCCCTTAAGACAGCCAAAACAGCTGGTGCTGTCGCTAGAGCAGGTGAATGAGTTTGAGCCCAATCGGGGTTTCCGAATCCAGTCACATGTCCATCCATATCAAATCTGATTTTAATgttctaaatatataaatatgaggTAAAAAGCAGAACCTAATAATTCTAATTTATTATGGCCTATATGCTTCAAATTCTCTCTACAATAGCAATAAGCACCGGTCAAAGCATGAAACACAGTGGCTGTGAAAAGGGGTCAATTATAGTGTAACAATCTTCACTGATTCAGACTGTTGATATTGAAGAGATGGCAAATATTGTTAACAGCCTGCACTTTTTTTGGACTAAGTAATACGGAGGCAGGGAATAATTATTGTGTGACATATTTCGGACTGTTAAGACAGAAGCAAAACCCACAAATTTACCCAACATACATGGGaactaaataaaattaatagaatttttttaacaGAACAGATGTAGTCCAAATTCCAATCATATATAACACTAAACTCAAAACAAAGTAAAAGACGAAATAACCAGACACTCAGAGAGCTCTTCGAAAAATTCAATCAGTCTTAACCGACATGGAAAAACAGATAAACAGTTTAGACCATATACTTTCAAGAATATTAAGTAGAGAATATAGCCACAATTTAAGCAAAACACTTTGAAACTTCATACAATAAACAAACCCCAACAGtgtaatcaatattttattccaagAGTCCTAAATGGTCACATTCAGTTTGTAGACAATTCCTTGAATCATCATCTTCCCAATGTACAAATTGAGTATTCGTAAAAATCGGGCTATACAAATTAAGTTTTAGAAATTTTGATCAAATTTGTGGATAGGCATTAGAGAAATTTTGGGTATCTTAGTTCGTGCATGCAACTTTTGGTTTCAAAACCATAGAATAGGTGGTTTTTCATCTGAGTTGTGCTGAGCAATGAATTATGATAATACCTACAACATTTTCAATCTAGTAAAGTTATTTGTATTAAATTTTCATTGTGCAAAAGGGTAAGCAAATCCTGCACTCTTGAATTTCACAACAATTTGTGTGTATCAGTCTATAATATATTGTGAGTAGTGTTTGTGTGTGCTAAGTGAAGAAATTATGAGATAGAAACAGAGAATTACTATATAAAAAGAATGTACATGGCATAATATGAAAGAAATGAGGAACTAGTAAAGGGTTGACTTGCATATCTTTGACAGCAAAAGTGAGGCCATCCAAGAGACGCTGTTGAGAAGAAGGGGTGGGTTGTACTGTAAATCTCTCCATAAAAGCTCCATAATCTTtatctctctccatctctctctctcttgtgGTTGCAGATAAGGTTTTGTTATCATTATGTAGTTGATAGATAAGATCATAAGAAGAAGACGACATGGAGTCTGCAATTCATCTGGACTCGACGGGACTGGTCCGGTCCAAACATTGGTTGATGGACCCCACAACTAATTTCAACTGTTTGCGGGCAGCTtcataagagcaactccaatgcacccACTCCTTACCTATTTTTAGTCTACATGGACAAGATTTGAAGATTGAGAACAAAAAACACAACTTCAACCCAACTCCCTATCCCTCATTtattttaggtgagagaaagttcaaccccttatttgagggatgaaaaagcaaacccTATGTTCTTCATGTCATCATCAGCTCATATATCTTCTTGTTTTTCTGTTGTTCACAACTGCAACCTCTCTCTATTTCAGTTGCATatgtgaatttgaaatataggAGATCAATATAAGGAATACCATTGGAGCAAAATAACTTTTTGGTCCcctatattttaggtaatcattattatataatattttaggggttgaaaatagggaattgcattgggcttgctctaatattttcatgaaaaaatGTTTGGTACACgtgattatatataaaattttgtatataatgaCATGAGTTAGATTTTAATACTCTTTCGTACTCTTTCGGTACTCTTTTTCCATACTCTTTTTGTACTTTTTCGTTACCGACTccagttttatttttatcaattgaaTCGGTCAAATACAAACGAATCTgtaaatagaaattaaaaaatcatgtaCAATTTAGTGATGCCCGTGATTTTGAGAATTTTTCTTGTTAAACCAACTTAAAATGTCTATAAATACAACACCACATCTTCATCTATACACTACTTATTCTATCTGAATTAGATGATCCTTTGAGAAAATTTTTTATCCCTTTCTCAAAATGTATCCCAAAATAGTCGAGTCTTTTGATGCACTTTATCAACAATCTTCGATATTTACCTTTTTTTATTTAGCATTTTCAATATATGGACTATCTACTCAACACCACTTCATCAGCCGTCATCCCACCACCTCGTAAGTTTTCATCACTACCTCCAACACCATCCACCACGAATTCTCGTCACCCACCATATGAGCAAGTACCACCCTACCCAtcattcaaaattttatcaaccCCCAGCTCCAAACAATCGTCATCAATTAAAGCAACACCACCACACCCAAGCACTCATCATCAACAAAAAGAAGTATCGAAGAATTTGTAAAGTAACAAGAAGAAGTTATAACAACACAGCAGCATCAAGTTGGGTGAATTGGGTtcgaattatatattatatattataataaagagTATTGTGATGGTATATATAACTTTCAATTGGAAAAGAGATATTATAATACCAATATGTAAAAATTAtgatgtttatattattttttttaaaaatgaaataatctcaaaatttatgtggatgacttctTTATTtctgagagcatctccaaccaaaTACCAAAATCCCAAAATAATGTGATTATGGTGCAAAGACTACTACAATCCAACTACAAAATGGTGTAAACATACGTCAAATTAACAATGTGACATTAAATTTAATGTCAAATGTTTATTGAACGTGATTTCTATTGTTTAGTTGTCACACAAATAAGAACATGCATAAACCTCTATGTTGCTATGTTGCTGATAGACtgatttttattgtttagttGTCAGACATAAGTACATGCATAAAATCTCTATAATCTATATTGCTCGAAATTCTACTATTTAGTGACAAATCTGTAACTTTATATTAAAAACCATGACAATTTCCGTAATAGTATAGTAATATCGTGTTTTCATGGTCTTCCGAGGATAATTATCCTCATTACACCACAAGAAAATGCACAAAGAATAAACGAGTTACAAGACTGGAGTTCAGAAGAGCTTAAGGTCTCAATGCAAACAACAGCAGGTACATTGTACAATCAGCAATTTAGATCACATGGTaattattctaaatttaaatcatacaGATCGTCAAGGAGTTTGCTGCCATCCTTACTTGGAATTAATATTGATGAATCAACGTGCCATGACTCGTCCGTTGATGCTGTGCTCCTTGCTCCCAGACTTTCCGGAGAGGATTGTGTTCGACTGTCGCGGTGTGAAGGCTTTGTAAAGACTTTAAGCTTCACATTGTCATTTGTTGTGGTGTGCGTGGTAGTGCAGGGTGTTTTAACTTTCTTCTTTCCTTCCAACATAGTTACAACGGCAGACATTGATGGCCTAAGGGTAGGAGATGAATTACAGCATAGCAGAGCTATATTTAACATACTTTTCGCCTCTTTTTTGGAGTAATCTGTGCCAACAATCGGGTCTACAATTTCCAGAAGATTTCCCTGTTCTTGAAGGATGTAGGCCTTCAAAACAGTTAAAGTCAGAAGGGGTGAAATAGACAACATTCAGTGCTTTACACGTGCTAATGTGTACCCAAGTtgcaattattttttcaaacatACTGTGCAATTATATATGCAACCTCGTTTGCAACTCCAGTTACCTGGAAATCAACTTTTTTCAACCAGACCgtatttctgaaaataagtttgaaaatatgggtatttttgcaaatttcccTCTGATTTGATGCATGAGTAACTACTCTGGAACCATTCACTGGCTGCTAATCTTATATTTAGCGAGAATACTTTATACTCCAGGGCTTTGAAAGACACAATTTTATCAGAAAGTTGCATGAGAGGCTGCTGCCTGGATTTGTGTGTGTGATGCGCATGTTTAACACAAAAGCACAGCAATATAGGGGGAAAAATGCAGAAGTCAATGAAGCGCGATGTTACCCAGTCAATAAGGTGTTCAAAATTCTCTTGTGGCATGTAACCTGTGTTGCTTCTCCCACTAACAATCTCTAGCGCTACAATCCCAAAGCTGTACACATCTGCTTTGTCAGTCAAATGTCCCCGCATTGCATATTCTGGAGCTATATACCCACTGGTAATAAAAAATGCAAAAAATAATTTGGTGAGTTTAGTATGTTATCTCTACCCAGACCTGTTCCAACTTAACACAGAGGAAGCGTACTTTGAGTTACAGCCTTACAGGCTTACATTAATCACTAAATAAAGAAGCATGAACAACTGAAAGAGATCATATTTAGGATCTTCTACTAATTTTTTAAGGCCAATGTGATAGGAAACTGATAAAACTGAATTTCTTTTGGAGAAGAATCTCCTTAATGACCTTTTGTTCTGATATATACACAAAGACATTTGCAAAAGCCTCGAATATTCAGACAAATCAAAGGGAGGACCTCTTTAATATCTGATCACCATGCTTAAGTAACCACTAATGGAGTTTAGCATTCAAAATTATCACATTTACGaatacaaaaaattagaaaGGCTCACGCTGTTCCTGCAACTCTTGTGCTGATATGAGTGTTCTCTTCTTCATTAAGCTTGGCCAAACCAAAGTCTGAGATCTTTGCGTTAAGATCTTTATCAAGCAATACATTGGTAGCCTTTATGTCTCTATGAACTATTTTTAACCTTGATTCCTCATGAAGATGAGACAAGCCTCTTGCTATACCCAATATGATCTTCTTTCTCGTCATCCAGGTGAGGTTTAATTGGTGTCCTTCACGACCTAAAAGATGAAGGAAGAAGTTAGAGAGAGACAGATAGAAGGTGAGAACCAAAAAAACACACGAGGTGATAGTAATAACAAAACACAAAGATTAGACTTCGTTAAATACCAAAAAGGGCTCGAGCAAGACTATTGTTTTCCAAGTACTCATATATTAGCAACAACTGATTTCCTTCAATACAACATCCATAAAGCTTCACGAGATTCGGGTGTTgtaaagcagatatcaggcctatCTCATTGATAAATTCTCGGTTTCCCTGCCTAGATGTAGAGGAGAGCTGTTTAACAgcaatctctagaccatctggTAGTACACCCTATACGCAAAGCCATAAATCTAGCAGTtgttaaattagaattaaaaaaaaaaaaaaaaaactcatttcAGAGTTATTCAGTCTgtaagtttatatttttttagccAGTATGCTAGCCTGCAGGCACAACTTGAATATATGCGCACAAAGGTCTCTTTAGCCTATAAGAATTGGGGACTATGACAATTATATTGCAGCATATTTCGTCTTTGGGACATATGTTTAGTTACAATAGAAGAATGCAGTCATATTATTCAAGCATGGACATCTTCAGGTGCAATGCAAGAACAGCTTGCCTATCCAagaaataattacaaattttttaaCCTGCTTTCATGCATATTCATTTGTTTAGTACTTGAAGCAAACTGTTTACCGATGTCCTTCTAAATTATGTGTCAAGGAAACAAAGATAAACTCGATTTAAAAGCAAATTACCTTGTAAACTGGTCCAAATCCTCCTTCACCAATCATATTTGCGCGGTCAAAGTTATTAGTTGCAGCTCTGATGTGTCTCAAACTAAAATAATCTGTCTGTTGTTCAATTGCTCCACGCAGTTCTGAAAACATATAAGAATTAGGTTTTCCAGGACTGCTCaagattctttttatatttaacaggatcacaatatatatagagaaaaaCTTTTCGTCCAAAAAATTATAGGTCTCGaagatatgaaaaatattattctgcAATTTGTTAATATTCATCAGCAGTATCCAGATAACTCTCTTTTTGGAAACCATGTATCATAGATGCAAATGTTCATCTGAGGCATCTTATAATAATTCATTATGCTAAATTTCATCGTTTTATATTCGTTAGGAGACTGAGTAGGTATATTTCTGTGATTCTATTCTGCAGTTGCATCATCAAGCACCTAATGCTCTGTTCTAACAGTCAGATGTTAACATCGAACATAATTAAATTCAATGACcataaaattttatgtacatCATACCTAGTTATCGTACATATATACCTCCTTACATGCATTAGTTATAACAATACTTGACGAGTGGCGAGCCAGAAAATTagtgttgcaacttgcaagggccaaatataattataaaaaaaaggtaTTCTTTTAAAGTTTTTGATAGTTCTACTGTGGCTGTAAGCTTTTATTTGTTGATGTCTTTGACATCATCAAGACAAGCAACCTAGTTTCTATGTAACACACAGATCAAAGAAGTGACGGTCTTTATCCAAGAGAGTTGCATATACATGTTAGTTAGACATGTAAAATTCTCCAGAATACAATACAagaatttataaaacaaatgaTAATCTTAGATTCACATGCGTGTTTAATATTGGGATGAGATAACCCACCTTTGTCTAAAACGTCTGTCTTTCCTAGCAAACCACTGATCCAGAGTACAACTAATATCAAGGCAAGGCTCAAAAGTGAAATAACCACAATGCCAGCAATAGCTTGTGTTGATAGTCCTCTGGTTTTGAAATTAAATTCTATTGAGATAAGGAATTTTAGTTACAGATTAGGTACCaagaagtcaagaacataagtagAAATTCTAAAAATACAGGATAAACTCACTTGGCGTTACTGAAATTGCTGATATAAGAGGCCCATATACACCTCTATCAGGAACTGCAGTAGTCCCCTTTCCAGCCCAGTACAAGTGAATCTCTAAAGTGCTACCAGAAACATTGACATCGTGCTCCAAGGTGATTCCCTTTCCAAATCCTCCAGATCTCTCTGCAATGTTAAAGTCTTTCCAAACAACATTTCCCTGTAGAGAAACAACATAAACTTATGCGGAAAGCTACAGCAGCCTACTTTTAAGGCCTAAGAAAGAAATTATAGCTGGATTCGATAAACTTTAAAATCTGGAGTAAATTAATCTATAATAACATATTAAGATTTCTTACTCACTTGGATAGATATATCAAAAATGCGCTTTCCAATACTGTTAAAGGTTGCATCATTAGAAAACTGTATTTCGGCAAAGTGGAGACGGACTTTATAGGCACCCTTTCGCAAGCAAAGACCATAGTACTTGAGTGAAGAAGGGGATAGGCGAGCTGTTTGATAGTATTTTTCTCCAGTCACATTGGTATTACTAGCAACATAGTTGGATCTGTCATTATACATGAAAACACCTGTACTGCTATAAGCCCATCGATCTGTAggataataaaaataagatgCTCCTTCCGTTACCAAGTCCTCTTTATACTCCTTGCCCCCGGCCTCTATTTTGGGACCTCCACAATTAATAAACAGTGAATAATCTGcaatatgaataaatattttcatgCTGTAGTTGACTACGTGTTAATGGGTACTCTGGCACTGGCACCATATAGGTGGAGAAATTATACATGTTAAATTACTGACATTTGGTATTCCCGGGGCAAGGGAGGTCTTCCTTCAAGCACCACAAAGTTCtgaaattgattaaaaaaatattagttggCATACTGCAGATGAATCTTAAGCATTGCAAAACTAAAACATGTGATGTTAGTAGGAAGAATTACGCATTGCTGGTTGAAGATAATTGGCTAGCAACCAAGTTcctgcaaaaaataaaatttgttgaaactAATGTGATCATGAACAAATAAAGACATCCTGACATCAATAGGCTTACACTCTAGATTTCTGGCATCTATCTTCACTTGTTGGCACAGTAAAATTGTTGTAAGATACATCACTGCAATGAATAGAAGATTAACAATCAAGAAAACAGTCCACATCCTTTTGTGAAACGAAAGTGCAAACTCGATCACAAAACAATGGTAGCAACATTAACAGAAACTCAGAAAGCATACTGACAAATTTCTTGTGCTGTCAGATATCCAGCTTGGTATCACCCCATTTAGTAAGTTGTTATTCAGATACCTATATCAAAATATGCTTTTAACAAATTGAGTATAATATAGAGAGTTAATTACAATGAAACATATATGTTTTAGAAGGAATAAGTAGTAGCGGCTAAAAGAAAATACAGCAGTGAATTTTAtggtttcaaattaatttttacttctTGCATCAGAGGTACTTTTAGACTATAATGAAGAAATTGTACTAGCTACGCACAAAAAGTTTAGACTGGACTCCAACGGCTGAATTGAATCTGGGATGTGTCCAGATAGCCTGTTAAAACTCAAATCTCTGCAAAGAAACAAAGCTTATATGacgcaaattaaaaaaaatgcaatAATATAATGAATAAAAACTTCATGCATCATGCTGCAGGTAGGAGctcaccacaacaatcatcaATATAAAATTGGTGGATCACTTTCAAAAGTTTTGTCCATTTTCTACATTACTATAGATCAGAAGATTTCTGATGTCTTTGAGAGTCGTTATAAAAGAGTAAAAATAGTGAATGATACTAATATGAAAGAATAGTTTTACAGATCAACGTACAGTGTATTTAAACTTCTCATCACAGCAATGTATTCTGGAATTGAATCCTTAATCAAGCATCTCCGGAGTATCctgcttaaaaaaaaattgtaaacagATATTTCATTAGCAGAGCAGAACCTCCAATTAAAAACATAATGCATTTGGACTTAATAAATTCCCATGATCAACTCACAAGTATGTCATATTGGTCATATACCGCAAATCTGGGAAACTTGAAACAGATACACTCAAATCAGATATCCTCCTGCATATAGGAATCACAGTAAATGACTTATCCATTCAGATGTGCATATGACTTCATTCATAATCATTCATAATTACTAGACCGATCAGGTTGTGCTTACAACTCCTGTAGGTTTTTTAAAAAGGAGATACTTGAAGGAATAGGACCTGTCATAGATGTACCTTGCAGATTCCTGCAACAAATTAACGGAGCTTACTCAAATGGTAGGCATGCAGGCAAAGctttaaaatatatgtactatcaatataaatttatatgtacTTACAATATCGTTAATTTAGTCCAGTTCCCGATAAAATCAGGTATCTTTCCAGACAATCTACTCCCATCTATCCTACTGTAATCAacatatattattaagacactattcaatatatatttctaacaaataatattaactaTGGCTTACAAGTCTGATAGATTCTTTAGAGTATGAAATGACTCCGGTATGTTTCCAGTGAAGTTATTAGAAGAAAGCAGGCTGCATAAAAATGTAAAGTAAGACGATACGTATTAATCTTAGCTGTAACTCGAATTGTAAAAGCATATCTAAGAGACAGGAGCTAAGACGCATGAAGTTCGAATAATAAATATCTAggagaagaaaaaggaaaaaataatAAGCAAATTGAGATACTAAAAAGGATTAGTGTTCATCTGCGAGTTTGACTTGAACAGCTAACAGCTTGCAGCATTCTCTTGGAAAGTACTACTATCATTTCTTTCACTAGACTCAATTTTCTTCTGTTTACATAATTTTGTATCATCCACTTTGTATATCTAAATGTCTGGGAACATTACACAGATTCTCTATTTGAGAGCAGTTTTATATGTTATGGTTATTATAAAAGATCAATCAACTTTTTAGTGGTAAGGTTTACTAGGAGAACAAATGAACTCTTAAAAGTCCTCATGCGAAGTAGACTGGACCATTCCAGGGATTTCATTTCTTAATCCCAGAAGTTTTTGATCGGCGTATTTGTCTTGATCTTTCAGATTGAGTCCTTAAATCAGAAGAGAGAGCACCTATGTGGCACATGTCTTCTTAATTTCTTAACTATATATGTAGCCTAGCAGCAGACCAGAATGAAATAAATTAGTTGAAATTCCAGAGATTACATAACAGAAAGACTCGTAACTTACAGTCTTCTCAAGTTCCTCAAACTTCCAAGCTCTGTCGGTAGAGTTCCTCCTAGCTGATTATCTTCCAAGATCCTGCATATTAGGCTCACATCAAGCTCAAAAAGTTGTAGTTAAATGTAGAATTATATGCAGATATAAGGGTGTGCATATATACACAGAATTATCTACTCACAGCTCTTCAAGTGTTGATATGTTAGCTATTTCCCTTGGTATCGAACCACTAATACGGTTATCCACAAGGCTTCTGCAGTATATTTTCCAAGTTAACATATATCTGTTATCCTTATAAACCAATGTTATTGAGACATTTAACAAACTATATCTCCCTAACACTA
Coding sequences:
- the LOC108222932 gene encoding amidase 1, with amino-acid sequence MSSSSYDLIYQLHNDNKTLSATTREREMERDKDYGAFMERFTVQPTPSSQQRLLDGLTFAVKDIFDMDGHVTGFGNPDWAQTHSPALATAPAVLAVLRAGATCVGKTVMDEMAYSINGENVHYGTPTNPCAPDRVPGGSSSGSAVGVGASLVDFSLGTDTGGSIRVPASYCGIFGFRPSHGAVSTAGLVPMAQSFDTAGWFARDPVILSRVGSILLQLPDNGLVRPSKIIIAEDCFKLLSIPSARIKNVLVEAVKQIYGDNTLSYVNLGDNVEHNVPSLKNFMRKDIQSQEFNIEPLVALSNAMRLLQRYEFNNNHGEWVKTVKPHLGPGIAERVWEAINARGDNIDACLLVKTELQAALRGLLGDLDVLAIPTVPGPPPKLQTEAASLETFRVRAFSLLSVAGVSGFCQVSIPLGMYDNLPVSVSLLARSGSDKFLLNTVETLYGTLKEQAEIAEIPSS